The proteins below come from a single Ochotona princeps isolate mOchPri1 chromosome 6, mOchPri1.hap1, whole genome shotgun sequence genomic window:
- the ONECUT1 gene encoding hepatocyte nuclear factor 6: MNAQLTMEAIGELHGVSHEPVPAPADLLGGSPHARSSVAHRGSHLPPAHPRSMGMASLLDGGGGGGGGGDYHHHHRAPEHSLAGPLHPTMTMACETPPGMSMPTTYTTLTPLQPLPPISTVSDKFPHHHHHHHHHHHHPHHHQRLAGNVSGSFTLMRDERGLASMNNLYTPYHKDVASMGQSLSPLSGSGLGGIHNSQQGLPHYAHPGAAMPADKMLTPNGFEAHHPAMLGRHGEQHLTPTSAGMVPINGLPPHHPHAHLNAQSHGQLLGTAREPNPSVTGAQVSNGNNSGQMEEINTKEVAQRITTELKRYSIPQAIFAQRVLCRSQGTLSDLLRNPKPWSKLKSGRETFRRMWKWLQEPEFQRMSALRLAACKRKEQEHGKDRGNTPKKPRLVFTDVQRRTLHAIFKENKRPSKELQITISQQLGLELSTVSNFFMNARRRSLDKWQDEGSSNSSNSSSSSSTCTKA; encoded by the exons ATGAACGCACAGCTGACCATGGAGGCGATCGGCGAGCTGCACGGGGTGAGCCATGAGCCGGTGCCCGCCCCGGCCGACCTGCTGGGCGGCAGCCCCCACGCGCGCAGCTCCGTGGCGCACCGCGGCAGCCACCTGCCCCCCGCGCACCCGCGCTCCATGGGCATGGCGTCCCTGCTGGacggcggcggaggcggcggtggcggcggcgactaccaccaccaccaccgggCCCCCGAGCACAGCCTGGCCGGCCCCTTGCATCCCACCATGACCATGGCCTGCGAGACTCCCCCAGGTATGAGCATGCCCACCACCTACACCACCTTGACACCTCTGCAGCCGCTGCCGCCCATCTCCACCGTGTCGGACAAGTTcccccaccatcaccatcaccaccaccatcaccaccaccacccgcaCCACCACCAGCGCCTAGCAGGCAACGTGAGCGGTAGCTTCACGCTCATGCGGGACGAGCGCGGACTGGCCTCCATGAATAACCTCTACACCCCCTACCACAAGGACGTGGCCAGCATGGGCCAGAGCCTCTCGCCCCTCTCCGGCTCCGGTCTGGGCGGCATCCACAACTCCCAGCAAGGGCTCCCCCACTACGCCCACCCTGGCGCTGCCATGCCCGCCGACAAGATGCTCACCCCCAACGGTTTCGAAGCCCACCACCCGGCCATGCTCGGTCGCCACGGGGAGCAGCACCTCACACCCACCTCGGCCGGCATGGTGCCCATCAACGGCCTTCCTCCGCACCACCCCCACGCCCACCTGAACGCCCAGAGCCACGGGCAGCTCCTGGGCACGGCCCGGGAGCCCAACCCTTCGGTGACCGGCGCGCAGGTCAGCAATGGAAATAATTCAGGGCAGATGGAAGAGATCAATACCAAAGAGGTGGCGCAGCGTATCACCACCGAGCTCAAGCGCTACAGCATCCCACAGGCCATCTTCGCGCAGAGGGTGCTCTGCCGCTCCCAGGGGACCCTCTCGGACCTGCTGCGCAACCCCAAACCCTGGAGCAAACTCAAGTCCGGCCGGGAGACCTTCCGGAGGATGTGGAAATGGCTGCAGGAGCCGGAGTTCCAGCGCATGTCTGCGCTCCGCCTAGCAG CATGCAAAAGGAAAGAGCAAGAACACGGAAAGGACAGAGGCAACACCCCCAAGAAGCCCAGGTTGGTCTTCACAGACGTCCAGCGTCGAACTCTCCACGCAATATTCAAGGAAAACAAGCGTCCATCCAAAGAACTGCAGATCACCATTTCCCAGCAGCTGGGGTTGGAGCTGAGCACCGTGAGCAACTTCTTCATGAACGCGAGGAGGAGGAGTCTGGACAAGTGGCAGGACGAGGGCAGCTCCAATTCAAGCAACTCATCTTCTTCATCAAGCACTTGTACCAAAGCATGA